The Biomphalaria glabrata chromosome 15, xgBioGlab47.1, whole genome shotgun sequence region CAGCTACAACCACAACTAACACAACAACCACATCTGCCGCAGCTACAACCACAACTAACACAACTACCACATCTGCAGCAGCAACAACCACAACTAACACAACAACCACATCTGCCGCAGCTACAACCACAACTAACACAACTACCACATCTGCAGCAGCTACAACCACAACTAACACAACAACCACATCTGCCGCAGCTACAACCACAACTAACACAACTACCACATCTGCAGCAGCAACAACCACAACTAACACAACAACCACTTCTGCAGCAGCAACAACCACAACTAACACAACAACCACATCTGCAGCAGCTACAACCACAACTAACACAACAACCACATCTGCAGCAGCTACAACCACAACTAACACAACAACCACATCTGCAGCAGCTACAACCACAACTAACACAACTACCACATCTGCAGCAGCTACAACCACAACTAACACAACAACCACATCTGCAGCAGCTACAACCACAACTAACACAACAACCACATCTGCAGCAGCTACAACCACAACTAACACAACTACCACATCTGCAGCAGCAACAACCACAACTAACACAACAACCACATCTGCAGCAGCTACAACCACAACTAACACAACTACCACATCTGCAGCAGCAATAACCACAACTAACACAACTACCACATCTGCAGCAGCTACAACCACAACTAAAACAACGAAATGCAACAACAACCACGACACCAAATATAACTTTGTTTTGGCTgtaattttttagattttttagatCATATTGTCTGCAATCTGCAAAGATGTTTTATCTTATGTCCCTATGCTCCTACACTAAGCGCCCTACCTATCATTCGGCCTCAACGCCTTTCAAGATTTTTCATCTTTATCAGTCCATGACTTGTAACGAAGGGGTGCTGTTACAGTTCGCGTAACTAAACCCCCACAACTCACCTTAATATGCAACTGCCATTAGCAGAATATCAAAAGAGACGCCTTTTGATGATTTTGTACAGTAAGTCTAATCTTACAGTATAAACGACACAGGCATGCTTTCATCTCTTGACGGTACTGAGAAGTTcctcctttttacaaagcttattccAGCTCACTCGGTCTTTCTAGttaaacgtttgtacacgttattcgggttaatctcggatcaagttgaaattttacataattatttttttttttttacctgacaacacaagaatcaatttttaatatttgaacaattaattaattaactattggtaatttaattattgtatttggtatctcgaacaacgGAAAGAGATtgcacttgactgaagtggtggaatAAACTGAATAGTCCCCTTTAaaggtcgccgctctaaattgaaacaaacaatatataactatacaactagcagagtggttagcgcGTCGGCTCGAGGAGACGTGaaccatgagttcgaattcaggtcctTTCCCGCCTTTTTTTAATACTTCTAAAAACCCAATTACGGTAAAAACCACCCAGATATCgctttctttcttccccccctCCTATTTTCCCCACTTGTCCAGATAAGtgttaggatcatagagtattgagaaagctataagcataaaatagcgctaataaaaaacaattagaaaaaaatatttataatctcaCAGTTTTATAGTTGACTGACCAGTTGGGAAATAAAGCTTACGTTGAGTGTAATTATATTTTACTTAAAATTGCAAAAGATCCCTGGCCAGTTTGTCCCAAAACACATTAGTGACCTCCCCTTGTTGGTACACAATGTATGTGTTTTTATTAAGGTGATACAAGAGGTCAGAGGTCAGCTCTGTTGTAGGTATGGATTCTTTGATGAGAAACACAAGTACTGGACGCCCTGTGTGGACTGACTCCATGTTGGCCATCTGTGGgtcagcagaaaaaaaaatgttcatagcttaatataaagaaacaagtaaaatatccaaaataatttttaataaaacaaagcttttatatgGTAAGAAACTGCTAATTTCTAGTCATATCTCTAATTCCAGTAAGatgtattttcaattttttttatatccaacaagattaattaattattatttaattcgTTGGTTAAtaatttgattgattcatgttttgtgagGGACaataaataacgtgtacaaaatttgtacccgacagacagacagacggacagacggacggagtgagttgatattagttttgtaaaaattaggTTAATTCTTACGTGCATTTCAAAGTTACACCAGGTGCTGTTGAGAAAATTTCGTGTGAGAACCACTAAAGTCTTCCGGCTCTCTTTGACGGCAGTCACAATGTTGGAAGCGATGAATTCCCCCACAGCAAAGTCTCGTCCATGGACCAGGACTGACAACTTCCGTTCAGTCAACTCTAGGAAATAATATTAGAGAGCATTCTTTACCTCTCGGAAATACGACTACAAAATGTATCATGTATGCCAATCTGTGGGGGCAGATGAAGTAATGTTAATGTGTGACCAGAAGTAAGCTCAAAGGGTctatatcagcggttctcaaccttttaaactcggcgacccctttttacaattcctcactttgccttgacccccccccccctttacacaaacagagaaatagaagagtagacaataacaatccatattttcgatggtcttaggcgacccctggcaaatcgtcaatcgacccccaaaggggtcgcgatccacaggttgagaacccctggtctatatGGCCTATGTGTTTATGGCGGTTTATGTGCTCACCACAGTCTATGTGGCCATTGTGGTCAATGGGTTTTTAAGCAGTCCAATATATTATATGAACTGTGGCATACGTCTATTCTAGACTGTAGACTTTTAACAAATATTACAGCAGTTCTTGTAGACTGTTCATGTATGTTAATATGTGTCAAACAATTAAGACTCCGTGATATAAAGATTATTTCCTTTTAGTTTCCATGGAGAGAAACGAAACATGCCGAGTTACGACAATCCTAGAGTTAAATTGGTTCCTAGAGCTAAATTGGTTCCTAGAGCTAAATTGGTTCCTAGAGCTAAATTGGTTCCTAGAGGTAAAATTATTCAAGCcagttgattttaatcatctgaTGAGTTTAGATTGCACCGTATCTAGATTCCGAATCTAGAAATTGAACGGCATTGAGGTCTGTATAAAAGTTGTATCCTGGCTCCCTGTGCTCAAATCTATCAACTTGTGGTCTTTACGAAGTGTCTATATGGCGGGCATGATGGCTGAAGGGTTGAGCGCCTGGTGATGACTAaaatttgaatttcaggattttaggGCGTCCTTAaatccactcagctctaatgggtacctggctaatgtcagggggaggtatggcgagagtgaatatgttactttgatattttggtatgataatatatctctttgtttAAGTACTCCCAGATTATGAATGTGGATAAtcttgcacgtgttatgaactgaatggtttAGTCATCGTTGAAtatgcgagagagtgtgttagtcagtgaggtcttgccccggtccaggaaggttggacggtCACTTCCTGGTCTGGTGTTTTTTTGCATTTATATTTcatggattattattattggatattaaattattatttgtattaaggGATAACTCGAGTTGGAGTTAGAAGTTTATtaagtagtaattgttcttatttaagtAACCCCTAATGAGCCAAGATAAGCAAGAATAGAACCCTGACAGCTACTAGTtatggaaaagtaaaagcggttgatcgttgtggtggctacatgacaccctcgtttaccgatgacctttacatcgtccaccctatagatcgcaagatgtGAAATGGAactttgactttttttcttatgtttgtttgtttgttgtacatgtttcggatgttccttcagagttgaagataattacttcctagtccaaacctcccgcagaacgacagtccagcgcgcaaaccgcacgaccaggcagccattctctTAAGTGTCTATGGCTAACACCATAGGTGACAGAGGTCTCAGTGTAAGTGTCCATGGCTAAAGTCTTCAGATAACGCAAACATGCAACCCTACTAGATTCATAGATATTACTAATTATGCACaatatcattaaaataaaaaaaaaaaagatatttgtatGATTGTATTATCACCTGGTACAAGGCTCCCCAGAATGAAGTCCTCATCCTTATAAGCATAGGAAATAAACACGTCATAGTGAAACTGTTCAGATTTAGCagtgttttttgtttgaccTTTCACCATCAAGTAGGCGGCGTAATATAAATATCTCAGTCTCCAGCGAAACCtataaagatattaaaaaaaaacaacagaggcgtaatcattttttttaaaggtctaaTGTGTATTATTTCTACAAATCAACCCTTTCCAGTAAACCAGTGATTTGACATGAAGCCATGAAGCAAAGACACACTGACATTATGGAACTTGCTTGGCTTGGCCAGATAAAGAAGACctgtaaaacttttaaaatgtggCATAATTAACTTTCAGAGAGCTTGCAACCATTCGAAGAACTCGCAAACGTAGTTTCCAGGAATTTCCAAAGCGCATTTCAAACACTGTgataataatacaaaacaaaatacaactcTATTAAGTGTAAGGGCCAAaacatcttgttttgttttaatgacaTGCAACATGCAAGGGGCGACCATTCTGTGAGTCGTGAATTGTTATAAGTAAgacaatatttatatacatcaaagatttaaaacaaaatttcaagTAGACCTGACAGTTAATAcatatagagtagtttatgctattcggacacctatagcccaaatttgaaaatttgactttgacagcgccttatttgacaatggttcgacatagaaaagaaaatgaagtatcaaaatcttctttagttaaaggagaataaggatgactacttatatttgtacccctaacctatatttgttattatatttaaggtcaaagaggccgtgtgttttcatttaattcggacaaatttgacccacattatttgattccggacaccattatttatttcggacagtctctaaaTTTAGGCCTCAATAAACtcatattttaattctttactagcattaactaaattttaagatccccaggcctaacccctcacattaaatcattaagatgttttggaattatgcataaatacgaacacaaaatgtaaaaatatgaacacacttattctaccaaattaggtcactgggatagtgacttctataccgacttttagacttattttacgtttgaattgtttgtttgattagatgtgtgttgaatgtttgtgttttttgtttattaatttaataaatttctaatagagatgtcagatgatcttttgtagtatagtacagatAAGggtagccattcttgcctaactgaatcctctatattctctctatataaatctagatctatctagtaggtctagatctaggcatttaacttcattcaatgtaccaagctcactccaaacatttgccgatttattctctattaaaaaaaacaacaacaaacgaacaaatataatataagatcatttttattgatgtccaaaactggctgtccgaaataaattttggtaagaaaatcataatttaattcggacaccctattaattttttatttgtatggaatcagacaacttggcttataaatcaaataaatcaggtcCAGGGCCATTtgcaagagataattcaaaccTCTCAATGCCCACCCTATTGaagttgatgatgatgaatagaTCAATACTTCTTCTATTTACGTGAACTTGGGGAGTCAAAGACAAAgctttattgtgtttttttttaagataactTGTCGtttctaaacaatgtcaacagtggcgtagctggggggggggggagggaggtcCTAACTTGGAGGTCCCCCAAATAAAtgtccctatttttttttttatattgaatgatTTCGAATGTCGAAATGCATGGTCCACTAAAAtggtcacccccccccccactccggGTCTCCAAATCTCTATCTAGGCCACTTAATGTCAATAATGTTTTATTAGAAGCTCACTTTTACCAACCAAATAATTGAAACTAGTTGTATCTACAAGTGGAAAAAAACTTAACCATTTTattagtggcccccgaaaggggaatagccgtTATAAGTTTTGTCGTCACATTATCGTCACATTCTGGTTATCAAAAATacaggtcacaggcctcaggtcaacacatgaccacttttgacTACTGGGTTACAAACTTCCGGCTATTGAGTGGGGTGCTCTTTTAGAATCAATCTCCATTACTATGTAATATGGGGTACTGTTACAAGCAACCTCATTTGATTTGTAACAACTAAACACAGTTTGcaaggccttttataaactacataaggggaatcactcctaactatacaagtaatcagaaatagttatttccccattatgtcacatgGACATTGACGATAAATCTCGACACCTGATATACTTGAACATAAAGATGCTATTGACATTTAACTCACCTGTACAGCAACGCTGCTATCACGCAGGAGACCATACAAAAAGTAGCAGAGGTGACCACCAGGAAGAGGATGGAGTGGTCAGCACACTTTCTATCAAGTTCTTGCAACGTCTCCTGGTAGGCGTCAGTTACATACACCGCCATTGACTTGTTCTCGTACTGACACATATAGTTGGTGAAGCTGGCATCAAAAGCTCTGGAACTGGTCATCCATTTCAAgaagtcaatgtttgtacagACACACTGGATCGGCGTGGAAGACATGTCAATAACGACAGAATGATTGGTCAACAATTGGTCAATATGTTGGCGTGTCTCTAGGGGAAGAGTACTCAGCTGGGTGTGACTCAAATTAAGCAAGCTAAGGTTGAACATATTCACAATACTCACGTTAAATGTCCACATGTTGTTCTTACGCATATCGATGTGTTCCAAAAGATTCAGGCCTTCAAAGATATTCTTCTGAATACGAGTCAGCGAATTTTCGGAAAGGTCAATGAATCGAAGGTTTATTAAGTGTTTAAAGACTTTTGGGTTGATGTTGTGTTCAAAAAAGTCTTGCAGTTGATCGTTTCGGAGACTAAGTTTCTCTAAGGTACCAAGATATTGAAACATTTGTGTCTCTATGTCCTTGACACCGCTGCCACTTATATATAGCTTCAGAAGTTTTGGTAACCCTTTAATGGGGCCTCGAAGAAAAGGTAAATAATTATCACAAAAGATTAAAGATTCCAGCGAGTTACTCGCATTGAAGGTCAGTTCTGTCAGACGGTACCTTAGGCCGGTGAATCTCAAATCAAGACATAGTAAATTTGGCGGGAGAGTGATTATAAGTGGCCTTGAACTTTTGAATGTCTTCTGTGGTGAGGGGCACTGAGTGTAGTCTGCCGATTGTGGTTCTTTTTCGGGAATATCTAGCAAATAAGCGCCCCCATTCAGTTTGAGAACTTTAACATTCCTTAGTGTATAAAGCTCATTAAAATACTCTCCGTAGACAAATCTATTTGCCCCAACGAAAATGTAGGTCAAATTAGGGGGAAGTAACTGAAGAACTCCAGGGTCAATAGACTCGAAGCAATTGCCCTGGGCCTCTAGATAAATTAAAGATGACGGAAGACTTTTTACTATATCTTGAGAGATATATAATGATCGCGAGTATAAAGACTCTATAAAGTTCATTACCAATGTAGTTATGTTGTAATTacgaatttcttttaaagcagacATGAAAGATTTGACACCCAGATCTCTGTTGAAACTTATATCTAGATGTTTCAAGTTAACTAACGGCTTGAAAACATTACTATTCAGAATATCTCCTTGGAGATTACAACCGCTTAGATTCAGTTTACTTATCTGATAGATGTTAGACAATGCACTTTTACTAAGTGACCTAATGTTACAGTGACCTCGAGATAAGTCTAAAGTTTTCAGTTcggttaaatttttaaaatgttctccGAAAACCAACGAATCAAATCCATCTAAATAAAGACTTTCCAAGTTGGTCAGATTAGCCAAAACTTCATCTGGAAAATGAAAGTCAATATATTGATTGCTGTGTAGGTTTCTGTGTAGCTTCAAACATCTAAGCGAAACTAAATCAGAAAACACGCCATTCGGGAATGTCTCCTTAACGTACATGAGGCTATTGTTTCCCAGATTAAGCCAGTTCAAATGTTCAAGTCCCCAAAAGGAGCCAACTTGAAGTTGAGTTAGATTATTGTAAGACAAGTCTAAATAATTCAACTGAGAGTAGCTACAAAATATACAGTTTGGCAGCACTGCAATGGCGTTGTAATCGAGTCTCAGTTTTTGAATGTTTTGAGGAAGATCGCCAGGAACATTTTTCAATCCGAGTCCCGTACAGTTACACCCTATAAAGTTACACTTACATGGTTCATACATTCTATGTGTATTGCCATATGTATCTTGGCCTTGTTTTATATGCTTCATATATACATCTTCTTCTCGATCCGCTCGGAAGTTTTCTTCGACATAGCTGCCATCCAAATTGCAGGCATCGTCATTGTCCAGAGACAGGGACAAATACTCCATGCAATCCATTACGTCAAATTTTATTGGCGACGACGTCACCTTGCGCCATGTCATAATTATGAAAATCAACAATATCTTCATCTCTGTGCCAATGGTGTGTGGATGAAAATGTTTACAGATAAATCCTGTCAGACACTGACACGTGATACATTTCTGACGCGTCCGACCTGAATGGATAGTTTCTAGAAATGTCATCGCAACTATAGCCTCAGGTTGGCTTCTGCTGTAAAACGCGCCATGTTTCACCTTACATTCTTCGgctgcctgaaaaaaaaaaaaaattccagaatTTTTGTGCATAATTAataatgtttcttttatttatatatgttattcAATAAAAGTCTAGAAAGATCGATATGATTTACTGTGTAGGTTACTTTTCTTCTGTTTATGTGTGTTTATAACTCGAGTGttaggtgtgtgtgtttataactCGTGTGTTAGGTGTATATGTGAATATAAATCGCGTTCTACGTCACGCCTATGTGTGTGCGTTTATAACTCGTCCTTGAGATGTATAGGATTTCAGCTAATGTGTTTAAGCTATACGATACCAGATGTGTAGGATTTCAGCTAATGTGTTTAAGCTATACGAGACCAGATGTGTAGGATTTCAGCTAATGTGTTTAAGCTATACGAGACCAGATGTATAGGATTTCAGCTAATGTGTTTAAGCTATACGAGACCAGATGTATAGGATTTCAGCTAATGTGTTTAAGCTATACGAGACCAGATGTATAGGATTTCAGCTAATGTGTTTAAGCTATACGAGACCAGATGTATAGGATTTCAGCTAATGTGTTTAAGCTATACGAGACCAGATGTATAGGATTTCAGCTAATGTGTTTAAGCTATACGAGACCAGATGTGTAGGATTTCAGCTAATGTGTTTAAGCTATACGAGACCAGATGTGTAGGATTTCAGCTAATGTGTTTAAGCTATACGAGACCAGATGTGTAGGATTTCAGCTAATGTGTTTAAGCTATACGAGACCAGATGTGTAGGATTTCAGCTAATGTGTTTAAGCTATACGAGACAAGATGTGTAGGATTTCAGCTAATGTGTTTAAGCTATACGAGACCAGATGTGTAGGATTTCAGCTAATGTGTTTAAGCTATACGAGACCAGATGTGTAGGATTTCAGCTAATGTGTTTAAGCTATACGAGACCAGATGTATAGGATTTCAGCTAATGTGTTTAAGCTATACGAGACCAGATGTATAGGATTTCAGCTAATGTGTTTAAGCTATACAAGACCAGATGTATAGGATTTCAGCTAATGTGTTTAAGCTATACAAGACCAGATGTGTAGGATTTCAGCTAATGTGTTTAAGCTATACGAGACCAGATGTGTAGGATTTCAGCTAATGTGTTTAAGCTATAGGAGACCAGATGTGTAGGATTTCAGCTAATGTGTTTAAGATATACGAGACCTACAAGACGGACAGAATTTTAGATTCatgtgttttactttgtctaAAACAATGGTATAGTAGAGAGCATACCTGACATCTTATAGCATCTATCATTGGCGTCActagtgcgtgtgtgtgcgggTTTGCGGTTCGAATCTTGTGATACCACTgacatatatttctttttcatttacgatttgattattttatttttaacgttCCGACAACACATGCACACCGACACACGAGCATAGCAACACAAACACATATTTGTGCACTGACAACTTCTAAAGTTCCTGTTCGTTCGATGTCAGAGATATAACGTCAGAGGTATAACGTCAGAGGTATAACGTCAGAGGTATAACATGAGAGGTATAACGTCAGATGTATAACGTCAGAGGTGTAACGTCAGAGGTATAACGTCGAGGCTCTCTTCCCGACAGTCCCTCAGAGCTTCAACAACTTTCATGCCTCCTATATTAAAGAGCTCAATAGCAACATCAAGGAACCTGTTCCCCGTTAGATCCCAGCAAACATTGAAATACAAGGCAATGAAAAAGGCAGACACACTGACTCATTCTGGCAGAACGAACAAGCAATCGAAAATTCCTCTCTATCTAgaaaaatgatgaaaataatagagAGTACAATaatgaaacaagaaaataaaaaagaatacttaaaaaaaaaatcaactcttatataagggaaagaactgcacatatACAGCCATATGTCTCAATAAGAGGCCAAGCCCCCAGGGCCCACCCCCGaaaaccctagctacgccactgccaacATGTTCATGAGAAAACAGGATGACTTCACAAACTAAGACaatttaatacaaattaaaaataattagtatatctTTATCGCCGTGTTTTATAAATCTGAATTTAACTAAtcctaaattttattttaactcaaGGTTGCTATTTATTTATCCACCCAGATTGCATATATACCTTTggccagaaagacacaaagataaaagaacATTTCTTATTCAAAACGCTAGGACAAAATCGTACAAAGGCTCCGTCTTCCTTTAATCCATCGGATCATAGAacgggttgcctaaatcagccaggaaaatcaatgacttaacaGAGCTTATGTCTCACATACGCAAGATTAGATTAACACATGTATAcgggtaggacgtaattatcttctcttttgaagtaacgtctgtactttataatataagatacaaatagCTCGAAATATCTGTATTTACCTGCTTTGAAACCTACTGTGAGCACAGATCTTCTGGTGAAGGAAACACAGCTAAAAGTTGTACAGAAATATGTTCatcaaatttaatttacatGCTAGACGAACTGAAAATAACACAGGTTCAATTAGTTATGTGAACATTTTCTACACAGGAAACTAAAATAATGTTCAATCGCGTCAAAAATTTGTGAAGAGTTTTTGATAGAACTAATGATAACACTGGATGACACGCAACGTAACCATTGGATCGTTTTGTGATGTTTGGCCTCTTGACTTCATTCAAAACGTCGACAAAtggctatttttattttattttattttttttcttttattatttgttttgaaaGACAATTAGGGAAAGTATGAATCTGTCGTGTACTGAACGAGGCATCCGCTAATCACAAAGATCTAATGAGTTAATGCTATCCCAGGAAGTTGATTCcaccaacaaaagaaaaaaattataggaACCTCAAGTCCTGAAAAAACAGGCCACCCTCCCTCATTTGTCGCTTTTTACTTCGAAGGCGAGAGTTTCATTCATTTGTCGGTCTAaaccagcgtttctcaaactgtggggctCCCACCCCCCTCCGAAGCCTTCTTTTGTCTtaagacaggggttctcaacctgtgggtcgcgacccccttgggggtcgattaaccatttgccaggggtcgcctaagaccatcgaaaatatggattgttattgtctactcatCCATTGTCGTATGTGcatggggttgggggggggggggtcgcggcagagtgggggattgtaaaaagggtcgccgagcttaaaaggttgagaaccgttgTCTTAAGACGATTATAACCTATCTCATGGCCTGGTTTATCGGCTATGCTCGGAATGTTGGCACTCACAAAGCAGTTTACCCGCTACAAGAGACTTCCAAATTTTCAAAAGGGGGGACACCAATTACACGATACAGTTTGGAATTAGCGGCGTTGCAGGTTGTGTGTTACAAGCTGCTTAAGTGTAGCCGCCTcctgatttgtttttcaaaggGTTGACTTTCAAGACCTTTCCAGTGTTTGCGTATAGCTGAAAGGCAGTAGAGGTTTGGTTTCAGagcttttctttttcctgaaTGCGCATTCagttaaagtaggtcagaaaagataaaaaaaaaaaaattgcgtttTTAGATGTCCAGCGAAACTTCGGGTCAAGACATTGACCAGAGGTGTAAACAAACACACTGGTcagcaggaaaaaaaatatttcaaagaattatgGGAGAAAAGGCCAAGAGCTATTGGTGCTCCATTTAAGTTTATTGAAAAGTAGTTGATGGTTCATTGTAGATTTATTGTAAGTCAATTGTACATTCATTGTAACTTTATTGTAGATGCATTGCAAGTTCATTCTAGACTTaccagcctcccccccccccatgaatTGATAGAAAATGAATAGGGAagcagtaataaaaaaaagacaacatagtTTACAGTCAGTTCTTCTGTTTGTTCTAAGTACCAGCGGATGCTGCAGTGACTTTAGTGTACTTCCTACTTGGCCACGCGAGAGCGTTTAAGCGTGTCTCTGACATTCACTTTGGTCACGGTTCGATAATCAAGCGAAGTTCCTGTGTTCCAATGTCAGTGTGGCAGTGTGAACATGTTTTATGAACCCAGTAACCCTTCAGTCTGGCGTCTTATGAGTCAAAGGTCATGCTTTGACAGGGCTACAATTAGCCGTCGCAAATTACTTGGAGCTCGATGACCACCTGGGTGATATTGGATTTCAGTAACTCTTTTTGTTTTGGAGATATGAAAGTAGAAAGATGTGGGATGGATGAGCATCTAGGAGTCTCCGACTCTTTGAAGTAGCTCCGAGGTCCTCTTGCTCAGAGCTTAAAGGGATGTTGACGAGGTCCTCTTGCTCAGAGCTTAAAGGGATGTTGACGAGGTCCTCTTGCTCAGAGCTTAAAGGGATGTTGACGAGGTCCTCTTGCTCAGAGCTTAAAGGGATGTTGACGAGGTCCTCTTGCTCAGAGCTTAAAGGGATGTTGACGAGGTCCTCTTGCTCAGAGCTTAAAGGGATGTTGACGAGGTCCTCTTGCTCAGAGCTTAAAGGGATGTTGACGAGGTCCTCTTGCTCAGAGCTTAAAGGGATGTTGATGAGGTCCTCTTGCTCAGAGCTTAAAAGGATGTTGATGAGGTCCTCTTGCTCAGAGCTTAAAGGTATGTTGATGAGGTACTCATTGGagtgtagctccagacagcgaGTCCAACTAACCACTGTGggagattacaaaaaaaaaaatcttcaataaaGCTCGAaaacatgaaagaaaaaatatactTGACTTTTATTGACAAATATATACAGCTTTGGGTTTGAatgtaaatttatgtaaaaactCAATGTAGTAGCGAGACATTGAACGATTTAAAAAATACTCTCGAACTCATCCCTAGCATACTACATGTTCATACATTATAATACGTGACTGTGTCTCTCGTCTCTAGCTTCATATTTC contains the following coding sequences:
- the LOC106063965 gene encoding toll-like receptor 4, encoding MTFLETIHSGRTRQKCITCQCLTGFICKHFHPHTIGTEMKILLIFIIMTWRKVTSSPIKFDVMDCMEYLSLSLDNDDACNLDGSYVEENFRADREEDVYMKHIKQGQDTYGNTHRMYEPCKCNFIGCNCTGLGLKNVPGDLPQNIQKLRLDYNAIAVLPNCIFCSYSQLNYLDLSYNNLTQLQVGSFWGLEHLNWLNLGNNSLMYVKETFPNGVFSDLVSLRCLKLHRNLHSNQYIDFHFPDEVLANLTNLESLYLDGFDSLVFGEHFKNLTELKTLDLSRGHCNIRSLSKSALSNIYQISKLNLSGCNLQGDILNSNVFKPLVNLKHLDISFNRDLGVKSFMSALKEIRNYNITTLVMNFIESLYSRSLYISQDIVKSLPSSLIYLEAQGNCFESIDPGVLQLLPPNLTYIFVGANRFVYGEYFNELYTLRNVKVLKLNGGAYLLDIPEKEPQSADYTQCPSPQKTFKSSRPLIITLPPNLLCLDLRFTGLRYRLTELTFNASNSLESLIFCDNYLPFLRGPIKGLPKLLKLYISGSGVKDIETQMFQYLGTLEKLSLRNDQLQDFFEHNINPKVFKHLINLRFIDLSENSLTRIQKNIFEGLNLLEHIDMRKNNMWTFNVSIVNMFNLSLLNLSHTQLSTLPLETRQHIDQLLTNHSVVIDMSSTPIQCVCTNIDFLKWMTSSRAFDASFTNYMCQYENKSMAVYVTDAYQETLQELDRKCADHSILFLVVTSATFCMVSCVIAALLYRFRWRLRYLYYAAYLMVKGQTKNTAKSEQFHYDVFISYAYKDEDFILGSLVPELTERKLSVLVHGRDFAVGEFIASNIVTAVKESRKTLVVLTRNFLNSTWCNFEMHMANMESVHTGRPVLVFLIKESIPTTELTSDLLYHLNKNTYIVYQQGEVTNVFWDKLARDLLQF